aaccttccttgacctgctggccacactcttcttgatgcgtcccaggatgccattggccttcttggccacaagggcacattgctggctcatctttagtttattatcaatcaggactccaaagtctctctctgcagagctgctagTCTCAGTATAAAGCTCAATGAAGTCAGTGAGAGGCTTTTCTTGGTTGCAGAGAGTGTGATATCTTGGCTGTGACCGCTGTATATTAGGAAGCAATAATATTCCTTCATTACATGCAGGGTAACTTGGAGTTCCCAcatgttttctgcattttaattttaataatatGAAAATGCTTAATATGCTTCCTGATGCATACAAAAGATaagtttttacttttaaagtttTACTTTAAATTATGCAATCTTTAGCTTTTTCTTCAATAAAGAGCTATTATAAGCATGTTGGGGTGATTCTTTTGGGGAGTATTAAAATTCCCCTCTCCCATACCCAcctactttttttattttttatttttcaataaatacTTATTAAGGCTTGAATGTGGAGGATAAATGATATCCATACCTTCATTGTACTATTTATAATCACTGTATTTATATGAGGAAAGGAAGCATTTGGGCAACTTAGTGGTGAGACTGTTGAAGAGCTCATTGTTAggttgtatttattttcccattGGGCTCCTCATTTCCATTTAATCTTGTGCTAATCCATTAACCTGATCACTTTGAAGTCCTTCATCTGCTTGTGAGTTTTTAGCGTTGCTTTGCAATTATGTGCAATGAGAGCCTTTAATCAAGAGGTAGATTGTATTTACATTTCGTAGGGTTTTCAAAGGTCCACCATAGATATTAGTTTATATGCACTTGGGTTGTGTGTGGTTTTTGGTATGCCATTATTGAATATTCAAATAATTTCTCACATCTAAAATTGTGTTTCTTTCAGGTTTAGTTATTGTATATGTAAATTACCCTTCTTATGAaacacatttgattttttttcctttaacagaTTTTCCATGGTATgagaagataaaaactgtacTGCAGGTCAAGTTTAAACTCCAGAAGTTTAGGTCCTTGCAACTTGAGACGGTAAATGCTACAATGGCGGGAAAGGATATATTTCTTGTCATGCCTACTGGTGGTGGAAAGAGCCTTTGCTATCAGTTACCAGCTGTCTGTTCTGATGGTAAGTAAGGGAAGAAGCGATATATAAGCAatccaatttatttttctttcttttccaattaTTTGGAGAATGAGCATTATATTGGTGTGTCATATCACAGTATGAGAAGAGCAAAGATGAGAGAAATATTTACTACAAATATTTGCTTTGCTCTTACTTGAATTTCTCTGAACATGCCAGAGGAGCTTTAAAAAAGATGTGTCTTTTAGGAGTGACTtagatttaaataatttatctaGATTCCTTTCAGTACACTGTGTTATTAAACTCcaaaagaatttaaaagtttgtcagtttttgcttttttccctttaattcaATATACAGACTGTAAGTTTTTAAAGTACAGATATCTCTTACTTGTCTGTTCCACTCTGAAGTTTTATCTTTAGATTATTTAAAAGagaatttgtgtatttttttagttaattattcaggttttattttaatttttttttttaaaataacccGTTGAATTGCATGAGAGATTACTTATTTACAAAGATCAAGTTTTCCAATACATAGCACTGCTTAGTTGTGTGGTAAATTGGCACCTCATGACACAGTTGTGAATCCAGCTTTCTCTGGTTTGTGTACTTATTCCTATACTGTTTGCAGCTCAGTTGTTTGTGGTCTAGATTGTAAGACAAGGTGCATCTCTCAGGCAGTTGATAAGAAGCATCCCTATGTAATCTAGGACTTGCTTATCATTTGTCTAGGAAGGGAATCTGCTACTGTGTATGAAGCTGAAGCTCAAGCTCCTGTTTGGCGGTTCCTTCAGAACAGGGTTGATGGATTAGTGAAGAGCAGGAGATATTTATGTCATTTGAACTGTTCAGTTGTACAATGATTGATTGTTACAGGTTTCACTCTAGTGATATGTCCTTTGATATCACTTATGGAAGATCAGCTCATGGTTTTGGAACAGCTTGGTATTTCTGCAGCTTTATTAAATACCTCAAGCAGTAAGGTATGTTTGACTGCCAAGTCTTCATGGTTTTTGTGGTTTATGTGTCGGTGTCTTGCTTCTGTCTATGTTATTTATGAGTACTGAATGAAAGACACAATTTTATTAGCTAGTGCCATTCTATGAACAGTATCTTGCCAGCTACATGCTGTGATATGGATAATGTGAGTAATTACCTTACTTTCTTGTTTTGATGACAAGAACGTATGTAAACCCATACCTTTCGTGGAATAAATAGATTTCATGGTGCTATTTAGAGGATGTGAAGTACCTTTGGCTGGTGTGTGTTGTAGGCTTTTTTACTTAGTCTCTAGACTTAAAAGATTGGAGTGCACTAGTGCAATAACAGTGCAGGTTTTTACATATAATTATTTATCTTACTTTAGGATGATAAGCTGTCTGATCTAGAGACCAAGAAGCAACTTATTTCTCAGTCTATTATTAGTCAATTGCTTTTTacaatgaaatatattttcctgaCCACCAGGAGGCCGTGGTCATTAACTTGCAACTGACACTGGATTTAACGGGTTAGTGGCTTGATGTAACATACCAAACTTGGAGCCTGCTTTGAGGTAGAGCATTTTGAAAACTAGGTAATAAAAACTACAATTGtgtggagggaaaaaataatacataaatAATTTTACACTTGTAACAATCATGCCTGTGGTACTACATTATAGTTTGTTGAGAAAATACTGACACCACATGATTATCCAAAGACAAGTAGTTGACAGTTCACTTTTTCAAAGTTCTGTGACAGATTTTTCAAGTGTTAAAATGacaatatatattatataacacacacacacacatatatatatatatatatatatataaaatgagTGATCTTCTGCAAAGACTTACAGTAGTGGTAAATAGTATATAACAGTTTATCAGTCTTTGTTAATTACCTCTTTTGAATTGTTAATAATCTCTTAAGAATCTTATCACTAAGCAACTTGAGTGTGTTGTCCTAGTTTGTTAGCCccccttttctcctttgttttcaaTAGGAACACGTGAAATGGGTTCATACCGAAATGTTAAACAGAAAGTCACAACTGAAGCTTATTTATGTGACCCCGGAGAAGAttgcaaaaagcaaaatgttcaTGTCAAAGCTAGAGAAAGCTTATCAAGCAGGGTGTCTTGCTCGCATTGCTGTAGATGAGGTCCATTGCTGTAGTCAATGGGGCCATGACTTCAGGCCTGGTATGTTCATTAGAAATCCAGTTTGCGGTGTTATTCTGGCATCAATAAGTTACAAGTTAGGCCAGAAGTAAAACCAAATACTTTCTTCGCATGTTAAGCAAATGTGTTAGCTCAAGGACTTTAATTCACCAATGAGCATATTCTTGTCCAGGAACTAAGTTCATGGATGTGACTTAAATGTATAGATTTTTGCCATCAGTGTCCTGAAAAACTCCTAAATCAGTTTACTTTAATTGGAacttaagaaaatgaaatgctttggcTCCCATCTTTAATATGGACAATACAATCATCTTTAATCTACTGCTACATCAAAAAGTGTCATTCTGTACACCTTCCCTAACACTGTgtaaacacaaaggaaaagtattttGTAAATTCATGAGGTGTATTTTAATCACTTCTAAAGCAAGTTGAAACAAATGTCCTTGCCTTGCAGTGAAAGAAGGCTGTTTCCCATCTTGTCAGTTGTAGGAGACTGTTACTTACTGGTTACTGTTTCTTTGCCTTAGAAAGAAAACCTGATTTGAATCAATATTAACTGTACACCTTTGCAGTTTTGTTAAAGTGATGTCTAAGCAAAGAGCCATGCCAGTTAAGCAGACAAAGTAGCTCAGACCTCTGGCAGCATTTCTGTACTAAGACAGCAAGTGGCTGTTAGCACTGAGCCTTTAAAATCTTTCCTCAGTACGGTCTGGTCTATGCATCCAAATTCCACATTGCTTGTTTGTTAGCAAAGCTGTGTTTCCTGAAAAGCTGTTTGTAAAAACAAACCTGCAAAGTAACCTGGATGTTGTTTAGTGTGATGCCACTTAGATTTTTCAAACTCTTTAAGAACTTCTGTTTCAACATTTTGCCCTCTGAATTGTGGTGGCTTCTGCAAAGTTCAGTTAGAAGAGAAAGCATCTATTTTGATAAGCGCAACCTTCTTATGACTTCATTTGGGTGTTTAAATTAGTTTTGTACTAAATTGGTCACTTGTAACATTTATTGCATTGTTACCCCATTGGATGCTATTTATGTGAGAATCTTCTTTTAGCTTTGGATCTATGGTATGATGAATCTTTTTCATtcacctttttgttttcttgcttagACTACAAGTCTCTTGGTATCTTGAAAAGACAGTTTCCCAATGCTCCTTTGATTGGTTTGACAGCAACTGCTACCAATCATGTTTTAAAGGATGCTCAGAAAATTTTACATATTCAGAAGTGCATTACCTTTACTGCATCTTTCAACCGGCCCAATCTTTACTATGAGGTATGTCTTATTACCTAGTTGATTGCATCACAGTCATATTCTCTTCTGTAAGTTACAGTTGATGGATTTTAGGATAGATTTTCAATTGTaaaatttaataataaatagCTTTTCAACTGAATGGTGATGTTCTTTCATGACTTCATCTTGCTGAATTTGCTGTCATCTGCagaggaactggggctgctctgtCTTTGTGAGCAAGGCTCACAAATAGGACTGTACAGGAGAGAGGTAGGTGGCAGGCTCAGTCTGCTTCCAAATTGTTGGAAGATATGTTACATGATTGCAAGAAGTTGTGAATTATTGTGATGTactgtattttcagtttcacCACAGCTGCTTTTATTATTCTTGATGGAAAAATattaagtacttttttttttttctatggacTTTTGAGATGTGATCTGACTATGCCAAGGGAATCTAGTAATTTTGATTAAATGACAGAATAGTTGTTTATTGTACTGGAAGAAGTAGAATAATAGGATTGTTTGACAGATTTCCTGCCCACTTGGACTCTCTGGTATATGTTTATTATATTTTTGAGGTTCGACATAAGCCTTCAAATAATGAAGATTTCATTGAGGACATAGTTAAGATCATTAATGGAAGATACAAAGGACTGTCAGgtaaaagtgaaaaaacccaaacacaacaACAATCACTAAAATAAGAAGAGcgtattattttttatataaccTTCAGCATTACAGGGATGTTTTTAAGTGATTCTGAAATGCATAGAGAAATTCTACCTTCACCGTACATTAAACATTAGAAGAAATTCAGTTCCTTTGAATAATGATTCTTTGCATTAGTGCTACATGTCTTTACAGCTTACTATAGCTTCTTAAGTATTGAAATATGTTCATGTGTATAGAACAATGTTTACATAGATAAGAATAATAGCTGGTTTTAAGGTTGTGAGCACAAGACTCAAGAAAGGTTATCTGTATTTTCTTAAATCACACAGATGTCATTTATTATCTATGTGTCAGGATACTTGCTATCTTTTAACACTTCTTTTCCATATTGATCAAAAGATTTGTGTGTTATTCAGCACTCAGAATAGGTGTGTGATAGGGTGAATTATGCTTCTGTGATGAAAGGAGAACTGTAAAAGCTGGACTTTGTAATATGACTCTAATCTTTATTTCCACTACATAATTCATTGATTACACAAAGGCAACAGAACCCAATGTTCCAGAGAAGCAGTCTGTCCCTGTGTCTGCTGTGGAGCTCTGTGGCTGTGGTGAGCAGCTGCCTGAGTACAAACTGTGCTCAGATGGTCACAAATCTCATGGCTTTGTGTAATCCTTGACTTAGCCCAGAATGACTAATGACAAAAAGCAGATTTATCTGAAACCTCAGGTGAGATGTCATAAGGAACAGCACCACTTTACATAAGCATTAAAACTTGTCCTCCATTAGTAGAATGCTTCCATGGTTATGCAGATTGGCACCCATATTTTTTCTTGAGTCTACAAGTCAAAGCTTACAATTGAAGTTCCCTTCATGGCTACCAATACTGCAGACTGAATAGGCACAAATATTGTTTACTGGGATCTCTCTATggtttttatgttaaaaaaccTTACAAAGTTGTTTTTAAGTACTGGGGATtatttatggggttttttttaagatattgtGTATATGAAGCATCTTTCATTTCTGTGCAGGAATTGTGTATTGTTTTTCTCAGAAGGATTCTGAGCAAGTTACTATAAGTCTGCAGAAACTGGGAATCAAGGCAGGGACTTATCATGCAAACATGGATGCTAAATATAAGACCAAAGTTCATAAAGGATGGGCAGCAAATCAAATCCAGGTGAAGTAGATACTTTTCATGGACTTGTTTctcatttaaacaaaatgtggttttatatagaatcacagaatggattgggttggaagagacctctaaagatcatctagtccaaaccccctgctaaagcagatccgcCTAGATCGGGTCATGCAGGgacatgcccaggtgggctttgaaaacctccagataaggaggctccacaccctccctgggcagcctgtgccagggcttcctcacccttacagtaaacatatttttccttaagtggaactttttatgttctagcttttgtctgttaccaCTAATCTTACCACTGAACACtacagtctcctccaggctgagcagtctcagatcccgcagcctttcctcatgagaaaggtgctccagttccctgatcatcttagtgacCCTGCcctggattctctccagcacttccctgtccctcttgagctgaggagcccagaactgcacacgggactccagatgaggcctcaccagggcagagtagaggaggagcagaacctccctcgacctgctggccacactcttcttgatgcatcccaggatgccattggccttcttggccatgagtgcacattgctggctcatgggtaggttattatcaaccaggactcccaggtctctctgcagagctgctctccagctgttcgactcccagcctgtgctagtgcatggggttgttccttcccagatgcaggactctgcacttgcccttgttgaacctcatgaggttcctctctgccctacTCTCCAGCCGGTTGAGATCcatctgaatggcagcacaggcttctggggaatcagccagtcctcccaggttggtgtcatcagtgaacttgctgagggtacactctgtcccctcatccaggtcgttgatgaagatattgaacaagactggccacaCAAACAATCCCCATGGAACcacactggccacaggtctctaACTTGATGTGGttctgttgatcaccaccctctgggctctgtcattcagccttgacagtttcttaatttttttttttaggttgtAGTAGCGACTGTTGCTTTTGGCATGGGAATTGATAAACCTGATGTGAGGTTTGTAATTCATCATTCTATGAGCAAATCAATGGAGAACTATTACCAAGAGAGCGGACGTGCAGGTATTGTAGGAAATGGTGTTTGCAAAGTCACCATTTATATCCATTAAACCAGTAAAACTGTATTTGATTTCAGCCATTTGTGCAAGAATTGTCTTGTATTTGAGATATGTTCCAAAGTGTATGATGCCCATAAAGAGCCCTTAAGGCAAATATAAACTGTGTTTATTATCTCGTGTTTCTGTGCAGTTTAGCAAAGAATAACTGAATACTTGCTTCTTTACTTAGCAGTTTTTAAAGTTACTTGATTTTTGGGAAATCTATGGCATGCCAGAATAATTTCATAACATGACATTTATTAGATGTATGGTACAGAAAGGagttgttttttaatttgtataGCAACTGGGATGTGTAATTTGCTCAGATTGTCTCGATAATATCTAATCACTGTATGAATTTCAGTGGCCACTGAAGTGCAAGTAGGATGAGAAGTCTGGAGCTGGTAATTTTAAGGATTGATCAATATATAGCAGTACTAAATAACTGATACTACTAAAAAGGgggttgtggtggttttttgcGGGGTATGTTTGACCTTGTGCATTATTACTTTTTCAAAGACAGATTTTAATCTGTTTGGAGGAAGGCTTTCTAAAGGGCCCTTGGTTGAGTTTTTATCTACACCTGTGTGGTAAAATTGACCTTCATGCTGGCCTAAGAAATCTGACAGTCATCAAAGTTTGTGGGAGTTTGCATCTGCTTTACACTAGTACCTGGTTACTTCTAGATATTGCTGGAGGTAACAGGTAGTGTAGATATTGAAGTCAGACAAGGGCCATATAGGTGGCTGAAACAGTTGTTTCACAATGTTTAGCAATTTGGTATGCTTAAAGCAGGCTTTTGTATTGCTTTTTCATAATTCAATTTAAAGGAGATTCTTCTGGGGAGGGATGAATTAAATTTGCCTGAACATACTACTTAGCTTATgaaatcttccttttttctcttgactGCCCATCCAAGTGAAGTAGTTCTTGTCTGTTaaacttttttaaaagtttaggGCTTTTaggccttttctgctcttttctggCAGGAAGACACCTGTCAGCACGTCATTGAGAGGGGTGAGCAACAGGAAGGAAGGGATAATCTAAGTTCAGCTACAGAAACCACAGTTGGCtttaaatggaatattttgttAAATCATACCTATTTCTCTCTTTATTTGTTACCCTTAATACCCAATAGTGTTTGAAGCTTACAGTGTCTTTTAATCAAAAAACAATTAGGTTTCAAGATGTATCTCATAGAGTCATCGATGTCTAGGATGTTGCAAGAAGTGTTTGGGTGAAAATAGAGTGATTTCACTGACTTTATGTATgatgttaatattttattttagttgttAGAGTAAAAATCTCCATTGTGTAGTATGTTTAGTTTGCTCGGTTCTGTACTTGTAGAGGACTGTTCATGCACTCATTATGTAGGTACTGCAGAAGTCCATGCAGATGAGAGTGAACTCTGTACCAGAAAATGCTATGCTTAAAATGAATCTTTCAtaaattctttgttttaatgGATTGCAGGTAGAGATGACCAAAAAGCTGACTGCATTTTGTATTATGGTTTTGGAGATATATTCAGAATCAGCACAATGGTAGTGATGGAAAATGTAGGGCAAGGGAAGCTGTATGATATGGTGTCTTATTGCCAGACTATGAACAAGTAAGTTACTGTGATACTTTGTTACTTGGttgcttaatttttaaataggctaattttgttgggtttttttagatggtgtttgggggaaaaaaaaacccaaccaccaccaaacaaaaccacacacaaaagcaacaacaacaacaccCCACCACACTATAGAAACACTACTGTTATAACAAAGACTTGAGTTTGGAGTTTGTGGTTTGGCTGCCCAGTGTGTATACTCTTGCACTTAACAATAGTGGTGTGTTGCTTGCCAGCTTCAGGGTAACGTTCTGGAGCAGTTATATTGAGGTGAAGTATCTGTCAACAAACGCTGGATATCAGGTTCTGTTCAGAGAGAAAACTGgaattgtttgttttttcttccaaggTATCAGTGTTTAGTGGCCATACAGGAATCCACATACAGTTAATGCTTCATCTCCTGCACGGAGCTATTTGGAATACTTCACAGCACACACATCTATCTGTCTAAGTTGTGGACAACTCATGCATTCAGGATACTCTTTGTTGGCCTCAGTCTAAGAATTGATTCATATTCTTAtgatttttcatttgatttaaaTTGCATATTATACTTACTTTTCTACTTTAACCAAACTCTTCCTCACAGCTATGTTTGCTATTACTGAAAGCTACTACTTATTCCTATTAGCATAACTGCCAGGGAATACTGTGATTCAGTATTTACTTCCCTGTTTTTCTCCTGAGATGATTCTTCACGCTTATTTTGAGATATGAGCTGTGCCAAGGGACCTTCTTTTTGTCACTTTGATGAGTTTTTTAGTACAGGTGTATACACTTACATTCTGCAGTTTCTGTTTGCTCTCTGTTCTTTCAGGTGTCGCCGGGTCCTCATAGCCCATCATTTTGATGAAGTATGGGATTCTGCAAACTGCAACAGAATGTGTGATAACTGCTGTAGAGAGAACTGTAAGTAAATTGTTTTTATAACTAAGGACAGAGGGTACAAAGAACATTggcttaaaaaaatatctagtaTAGGAAAACTGTGAGCAGCTTCTGTAAAGAGTGTTTGGGATACTGCCTCTTTCCCAGGTGCAAATTTTGTTATGAACATCAGTTTTCAGTGGCTTAGTGTTGCCAAGTTCAGGGGTTTAGCAGAATACttcctggtttgttttttttttccctgtggccAAACATTTTGGTATCTTTCAGACTCATTTACCTGTTCCCAAAAGTGAAGCTGGGGTAAGGAGGAGACAAGCTTTCCTGTTTTGAAAAGATTCTATGTGTTAAGCTTTGTTTCAGGATTTGTTTAGGcataaaagctttattttgagAAGGAGCTTCTTGCCCTCTGTATGCCAAACTGTTCACTCATAGCCTGTGAGAAGGTACAGTTTGCACATGTCCTCTTACTACTTGCCTGGTAAAATCTCTGAGGATTTCAGTGCTGCATGCTCACAAAACACAGCTGTGTCCGGACTGTGCACAACACTTAGGCACAACAACTGAGCATGCTAATTCATGATTTTGCAGTGTGTTAGCCCTAACAGCACAATATCTGTCTCCTGTGTGCTCCTCCTTTGGAAGAAAGTTGGGATTTCAAGGGGGAAGGCACATGGCAAGATGTAGAGGGAACTTGGGGGAAGAGACAAGACCTGCATGGTAAAGGAGGATGGCTTCAGGAGGACGTGGTTCTGGGACATAAGTTCTCTTACTGCTTTGCATGCAAAGATCCTGGGCAGTCTTGGGTAGTTAGTTAGCTTAAGATACACTTTCATGGGTGATCATTGCTTGCTTTCACTGTCACTTTTGGTGCCCATCCAGAAAGCTGTAAGTCGCTGAAGATGGACAAATTGTTATTGCACTTAGACATAGGAAACCCCATATAAAGCTAGAAAGCTCTGAAAAAAGTGCTGATAAAAAGTTGGTCTTAGGCATTTCTAATTGGACACACAAGCCCGTTGTCCCAAATTTCTTTGAGGACCAGGTGAATTCTTTTAATAGATGGAAAATACCATCTCCTTACACCACAGATCTATTGTGAAGCACTTGTACAGATCAACACTTGAAAAACTTTGGAACAACTCTGAAGTCAAAGCTGTTTTTGTAACTAGACTTTATTTCCCTGGACATTTTTGACAGGCAAAGTagacaaagcaaagagatttgacttctttttttcttcacacagTTAATTACAAGATAAAACTGTTTTGCAAAATCATGCAAGTAACAATGTCTTCTTATCTTCCAGTTGGAAATGAGACTTAGTTGAAATTTATACTAGGAGCAGAGATTGAGAAGAATATGGAGCTGGCTTGTACCCAAGTCTTGCAAGAGCCATATGATGAATTGTAGTTGAAATATATCCTATTTACTGCTGGTTTATCCCCAGAGTGTTTTGACACATAAGCAAGGTCTGAAGAAAGCTGGCAGTAGTACTAGTTTTTCAGTACTTAATTGATAGTATTGGAGGAGACAGTGGGAGTAATTCTCTGCAGTGATCTGAACATACAGTAGAAATGTGATCATTTAGGTACTACATGGATGTGTTTAGTGCTCAGAATAATTATTCGTAATGAAGTTGATTTGTATAATGAAATTAATacttctgtctcattttgtCTGTAAGTGTCTTGAGAGAAGAAGTGTCCCACATTATTAAATTCACTTTGCTCTCTAATTAATTTCAGTAATAAATATTACGGGTGAGGAAAAGGAATCCAGTTGCAGAGTAACATAGTAGCTACCTTCCACATGTTATGCTTTTTCAGAGTAAATTGTGTGGTTCATAACATTAAATATCTGTAACAATCTTTGCAGGATTGGAGTTTTATTAATGAAGTAGGAAATTTGAGTACCAATATATCTTAATTTGACAGAGTTTAACTTTGTTAAACTatgatttaacaaagaaaacaaaaaaccccattgtTATTAAATGGCACATatatctaaatatatatatataaagtgcatatatatgtatatacatgaTGTGTACAGGAA
Above is a window of Colius striatus isolate bColStr4 chromosome 1, bColStr4.1.hap1, whole genome shotgun sequence DNA encoding:
- the RECQL gene encoding ATP-dependent DNA helicase Q1 isoform X1 — translated: MTAVAVLEEVLVSIENELQAVEMQIQELMDKQQELIEKKMRVKSLIKQSTGDLEAGGSQDTETSAEAWNKKDFPWYEKIKTVLQVKFKLQKFRSLQLETVNATMAGKDIFLVMPTGGGKSLCYQLPAVCSDGFTLVICPLISLMEDQLMVLEQLGISAALLNTSSSKEHVKWVHTEMLNRKSQLKLIYVTPEKIAKSKMFMSKLEKAYQAGCLARIAVDEVHCCSQWGHDFRPDYKSLGILKRQFPNAPLIGLTATATNHVLKDAQKILHIQKCITFTASFNRPNLYYEVRHKPSNNEDFIEDIVKIINGRYKGLSGIVYCFSQKDSEQVTISLQKLGIKAGTYHANMDAKYKTKVHKGWAANQIQVVVATVAFGMGIDKPDVRFVIHHSMSKSMENYYQESGRAGRDDQKADCILYYGFGDIFRISTMVVMENVGQGKLYDMVSYCQTMNKCRRVLIAHHFDEVWDSANCNRMCDNCCRENSCEKMDITGYCRDLIKILEQAENMSEKLTPLKLIDAWSGKGVSKLRVAEVVPPKHPREELERIIAHLLLQQYLKEDFSFTAFATISYLKIGPKAGLLTNEAHVVTIESITNKKSVYKDKPSPSLNSKGSTEKAQSISKTVQDPAVKKSREHKRPNCGSNLKAKKLKLQAGEDDQPVVLD
- the RECQL gene encoding ATP-dependent DNA helicase Q1 isoform X2, whose translation is MTAVADFPWYEKIKTVLQVKFKLQKFRSLQLETVNATMAGKDIFLVMPTGGGKSLCYQLPAVCSDGFTLVICPLISLMEDQLMVLEQLGISAALLNTSSSKEHVKWVHTEMLNRKSQLKLIYVTPEKIAKSKMFMSKLEKAYQAGCLARIAVDEVHCCSQWGHDFRPDYKSLGILKRQFPNAPLIGLTATATNHVLKDAQKILHIQKCITFTASFNRPNLYYEVRHKPSNNEDFIEDIVKIINGRYKGLSGIVYCFSQKDSEQVTISLQKLGIKAGTYHANMDAKYKTKVHKGWAANQIQVVVATVAFGMGIDKPDVRFVIHHSMSKSMENYYQESGRAGRDDQKADCILYYGFGDIFRISTMVVMENVGQGKLYDMVSYCQTMNKCRRVLIAHHFDEVWDSANCNRMCDNCCRENSCEKMDITGYCRDLIKILEQAENMSEKLTPLKLIDAWSGKGVSKLRVAEVVPPKHPREELERIIAHLLLQQYLKEDFSFTAFATISYLKIGPKAGLLTNEAHVVTIESITNKKSVYKDKPSPSLNSKGSTEKAQSISKTVQDPAVKKSREHKRPNCGSNLKAKKLKLQAGEDDQPVVLD
- the RECQL gene encoding ATP-dependent DNA helicase Q1 isoform X3, whose product is MTAVAVLEEVLVSIENELQAVEMQIQELMDKQQELIEKKMRVKSLIKQSTGDLEAGGSQDTETSAEAWNKKDFPWYEKIKTVLQVKFKLQKFRSLQLETVNATMAGKDIFLVMPTGGGKSLCYQLPAVCSDGFTLVICPLISLMEDQLMVLEQLGISAALLNTSSSKEHVKWVHTEMLNRKSQLKLIYVTPEKIAKSKMFMSKLEKAYQAGCLARIAVDEVHCCSQWGHDFRPDYKSLGILKRQFPNAPLIGLTATATNHVLKDAQKILHIQKCITFTASFNRPNLYYEVRHKPSNNEDFIEDIVKIINGRYKGLSGIVYCFSQKDSEQVTISLQKLGIKAGTYHANMDAKYKTKVHKGWAANQIQVVVATVAFGMGIDKPDVRFVIHHSMSKSMENYYQESGRAGRDDQKADCILYYGFGDIFRISTMVVMENVGQGKLYDMVSYCQTMNKCRRVLIAHHFDEVWDSANCNRMCDNCCRENSCEKMDITGYCRDLIKILEQAENMSEKLTPLKLIDAWSGKGVSKLRVAEVVPPKHPREELERIIAHLLLQQYLKTNHLHL